From the bacterium genome, the window TCCGCGCGCTGGCGCACCTCGGCCTGGGCGATATCCGGCGCACGTTGCCCTACCGCAGGGGGGAGGCGGTGGGTGAATACCGACGGGCGATCCAGGCGGACTCGCTCTGCTTCGAGGCTTATTACCGGATTGCCGAGACCGCGTTCGAGCTGGGCTGGACCAGCGGTTACCAGAGCGCGGATGACATTCTGGCGCGCCTTGTCCGGCTGAACCCGAACTATCGTGACGCCCTGGATATCTGGTGGAAACGGATATTTTCTCAGAGCGACAAGCGGTTGCGTGAGGTCGGCGCAAGCCTCGAACGGTATCTGGCCACCCACCCCGGCGATTGCCGGGTCTGCCTGTACGCCGCCCGGATCCGTCAGCGGCTGTGGGAGGCCGGGACGGCCCTGGCCCTGCTGGACAGCCTGGCCTTGCGCTGCCCGGAATACAGATGCACCGAAAGCTGGCTGATCCGTGCGCACTGCCGGCTGAGCCTGGGAGACACGCTCGGTTTCGAGAGTGCCTACGCGCAAGCCTTGCATTGGGCGGCGAAGGAGGACGATTTCGAGCAATTGTTTCGCGAAGCCGAGCTGATTTTCAGCCCCGTGGAGGCCAGGCGCTGGAACAGCCTGACCACACCGGCCGAGAAAGAGGCGTTTTTCCATGCGTTCTGGACTCGCCGCGATCCGGACCCGCTGGAGCCGCACAACGAGCGGTTGGTCACTCACTATTGCCGCCTGCAATATGCCAAAAGGAACTATTTCGAGTATAACCCGCACAGTTTCTACAACACCTCCGAGAAATACAACCGCCTCATTTCGACTACCGATCATGCCGGGATGGACATGTCCGAATCGACCCGGCCGCAGGAGCCGGAGGATTCAAACGACCCGAAGCATCCCTATTTCGATCCCAAATACGATCCCTCCATGTGGTGGGACCGCTGCCGCACGATGGCGCTCCAGCCGCGCGGGTTGTTCTATGTCCGGCACGGCGAGCCGGATTTCCTCTACAAGTTCGGCCTGCCGTGGAATGCCGAGTTCGATGCCCCGGACTACGAGGCCTGGCGCTATGGTTCGGCTTATTTCCTGTTCAATCGCGTGATTTCGGAGACAGGGGGGGCCGGCAAGTATATCTACAAGAATTTCCGCGGGCGCGGCGATATCACCCGGGCCATGCAGACCGATTCTTTCCGCGACCCGCTCCCGGCGTTCCGGCCCGACCTTTTCGCCGTGGATTTCAAGGCCGGGCCGGGACGGCTGGAGCTGCTGTTTTTCCAGAGCGCACCCCAGGACTCGGTGGTCACGGCCAACGCCCCGTTTTCGGACCTGGCTCTGTTCGACAGCACCTGGACCCGCCTGGTGGCCCGCGATTCCTCGATCGCCTGGCCGCTGACCGTGGGGGCTGGCCGCCTCTGGCTGGCCGCCAACCGGGCCACGGTCGCACCCGGCCGGTACAATTTCGTCCACCGTCTGGATGTGCCCTCCCGGCGGGCGGTGCTGAAAAGACAGTCGGTCAGCCTGCCGTCCTACCCGGAGGACCGGTTCTGCCTGAGCGGCATCCTGCTCGGTACGCACCCCGAGCGCGGCCAGGGCCTGTTCAACCGGTACGGCGTGGAGATCAACCCGCGGCCCGGCCTGCGGTTCTCGCCCGGCGAGGCCATCGCGGTCTACCTGGAGGCCTACGGCCTGGGCGAGGGACGTAAAGGCGGCCGGGCCTTCCGCGAGCGCGTGACTGTCAGCCGGGATGAGAAGAGAAGCCCGCTGGTCAAGCTCCTGCCGTTCGCGTTCCGTGACCGGAAAAAGAGCCTGAGCATGACATTCGAGCGTTTCCCCGAGGACGCTCCGGTAGCTGTGCCCGAGACTTTCGACCTCGACACCACCCCCCTGATGCCCGGGGTCTATGCGCTCACGGTGGAGATCACCGACCGTGGCAGCGGCACCCGCTGCTCCCGCGGCTGTTCGTTCGAGATAAGCGAGCGGTAAGAGGGGAGACGGAGAAGCAGATGCGGCTGAGCGTATCTACGCTGAAAATGTCTTTGCTCCTGGCTATTGCCCTGGCCGCCGGGGCCGTCTGGGCCGCCGGCGGCCCGCCGCCCTCGCAGCAGGCCGCGGCCCTTTTTGCGGCGGGCGACAGCGCCGGGGCGGGACAGCTCCTGGAGCGTGTCCTGGAGCGGGACAGGAAAGATTACCCCGGCTATGTACTACGCGGACAGTTCCGCCTGAAACACCGGGACTGGAACCGGGCGCAGTCTGATTTCCGTCACGCGCTCAGCTCGCCCGATCCCACGGTGCGCTCACAGGCCTACCGCGGCCTGGGGGATGTGATCCGCTACGGGAGCGAGGGCCACCTGACCCAGGCCTTGGACCAGTACCGTCTGGCCGTCCTGGCCGACTCCACCAACCGCGAGGCCCTCTACAGCCTGGCCGAGGCCGGGTTCGACCTGGCCGACAGCAAGGGCTATGATCTGTCCAGTTCCGCCCTGACCCGTCTGGTTTGTCTGGACCCCGAGTACCGCGGCGCGCTGGGGC encodes:
- a CDS encoding GWxTD domain-containing protein, whose amino-acid sequence is MALAALSAALHAAEALPPSQQAASLLAAGDSAGALEVLEHSLDRDSMDTAEPYLRGRLLLAAGRLDEAERDFRKVIHSGSDSLRALAHLGLGDIRRTLPYRRGEAVGEYRRAIQADSLCFEAYYRIAETAFELGWTSGYQSADDILARLVRLNPNYRDALDIWWKRIFSQSDKRLREVGASLERYLATHPGDCRVCLYAARIRQRLWEAGTALALLDSLALRCPEYRCTESWLIRAHCRLSLGDTLGFESAYAQALHWAAKEDDFEQLFREAELIFSPVEARRWNSLTTPAEKEAFFHAFWTRRDPDPLEPHNERLVTHYCRLQYAKRNYFEYNPHSFYNTSEKYNRLISTTDHAGMDMSESTRPQEPEDSNDPKHPYFDPKYDPSMWWDRCRTMALQPRGLFYVRHGEPDFLYKFGLPWNAEFDAPDYEAWRYGSAYFLFNRVISETGGAGKYIYKNFRGRGDITRAMQTDSFRDPLPAFRPDLFAVDFKAGPGRLELLFFQSAPQDSVVTANAPFSDLALFDSTWTRLVARDSSIAWPLTVGAGRLWLAANRATVAPGRYNFVHRLDVPSRRAVLKRQSVSLPSYPEDRFCLSGILLGTHPERGQGLFNRYGVEINPRPGLRFSPGEAIAVYLEAYGLGEGRKGGRAFRERVTVSRDEKRSPLVKLLPFAFRDRKKSLSMTFERFPEDAPVAVPETFDLDTTPLMPGVYALTVEITDRGSGTRCSRGCSFEISER